From the Butyrivibrio fibrisolvens genome, one window contains:
- a CDS encoding DUF1848 domain-containing protein — MIINTGQRTDIPAFYPKWLANRFKEQVVCVRNPFNKEQVSRYRLSPETVDVVGFCSKNPAPFFEYMDLVKEYGQYWFVTITPYGRDIEPHVPDKHKILEDFKVLSDMVGINSIGWRYDPILVNERYTVEYHLKAFEQMAAALSGYTRTVVISFIDLYEKVKRNYPQARAVSREDKYYLGKEIIKIAKTYGMVVRPCGEGQFLSEYGADCSGCMTIATYEKAIGQKLIVPNKKPARKECACYLSGDIGAYDSCGHLCRYCYANNDIEAVKRNMKLNDPNSPFLIGNYNETDVIHDVEMKSYIDNQLSFF, encoded by the coding sequence ATGATCATCAATACGGGTCAAAGGACTGATATTCCCGCATTCTATCCCAAGTGGCTTGCAAACAGGTTTAAGGAGCAGGTTGTATGTGTCAGAAATCCTTTTAATAAGGAGCAGGTCAGCAGGTACAGACTTAGTCCTGAAACAGTGGATGTCGTCGGATTCTGTTCCAAGAATCCGGCGCCGTTTTTTGAGTATATGGATCTTGTCAAAGAATATGGACAGTACTGGTTTGTTACTATCACTCCCTATGGAAGGGATATCGAGCCGCATGTTCCTGATAAACACAAGATTTTAGAAGATTTTAAAGTACTCTCTGACATGGTCGGTATTAACAGTATAGGTTGGAGATATGATCCGATCCTTGTTAATGAGAGGTATACAGTAGAGTACCATCTTAAGGCTTTTGAGCAGATGGCAGCAGCTCTTAGCGGCTATACCCGGACTGTAGTTATCAGCTTTATTGATCTATATGAGAAGGTTAAGCGTAATTACCCCCAGGCAAGAGCCGTATCAAGAGAAGATAAGTATTATCTTGGCAAAGAGATAATAAAGATAGCCAAGACCTATGGCATGGTTGTAAGACCCTGCGGTGAAGGGCAGTTCTTATCAGAATACGGTGCTGATTGCAGCGGCTGCATGACAATTGCAACTTATGAGAAGGCTATAGGACAAAAACTTATAGTCCCTAATAAGAAGCCTGCAAGAAAAGAGTGCGCCTGCTATCTTTCAGGAGATATTGGAGCTTATGATAGCTGCGGCCATCTTTGCAGATACTGTTATGCCAATAATGATATAGAAGCTGTAAAAAGAAATATGAAACTGAATGATCCGAATTCTCCTTTCCTGATCGGTAATTACAATGAGACAGACGTGATCCATGATGTTGAGATGAAGTCCTATATTGACAACCAGCTTAGCTTCTTTTGA